One window of Desulfovibrio subterraneus genomic DNA carries:
- a CDS encoding ParA family protein, with protein MNGKILAVANQKGGVGKTTTALSLGAALARMGKKVMVMDLDPHACASVHQRYYPDSIEHSVYDLFTSPEENWMEVWQKIRYRQEAQIFDMVPASIRLSELEGDLRDRPGKGGILKLSLELVRNDYDYIILDCPPQLGLLQINALVACDLLIIPIQTDFLALHGLKLLFDSIRLLNKVLPEPIRYRALPTMYDKRAGACRRVLELLGKKMGDNMFKTIIGIDTRFRDASALGKVVFDVDPECRGAKGYELLANEIVALL; from the coding sequence ATGAACGGTAAAATTCTGGCGGTGGCAAATCAGAAGGGCGGTGTCGGCAAAACCACGACTGCCCTGTCTCTGGGAGCTGCGCTGGCTAGGATGGGCAAAAAAGTCATGGTCATGGACCTTGACCCTCATGCCTGTGCATCGGTGCATCAGAGGTATTATCCTGATTCGATTGAACACTCTGTGTATGATTTGTTCACGAGTCCGGAAGAAAACTGGATGGAGGTCTGGCAGAAAATACGCTACCGGCAGGAAGCACAGATCTTCGATATGGTTCCCGCTTCCATCCGGCTTTCCGAGCTGGAAGGCGATCTGCGGGACAGACCGGGAAAGGGTGGCATTCTCAAGCTGTCATTGGAGCTGGTCCGTAATGATTATGACTACATCATTCTGGATTGTCCCCCGCAACTCGGGCTTTTGCAGATCAATGCGCTGGTTGCCTGTGATTTGCTGATTATTCCCATCCAGACGGATTTTCTGGCTTTGCACGGTCTGAAGTTGTTGTTTGACAGCATTCGCCTGCTGAACAAGGTGTTGCCGGAACCCATTCGGTATCGCGCACTGCCGACTATGTACGATAAACGAGCAGGAGCCTGCCGCAGAGTTCTGGAGCTGTTGGGAAAGAAGATGGGCGACAACATGTTCAAAACGATCATAGGCATAGATACGCGTTTTCGCGATGCGAGCGCCCTTGGCAAGGTTGTGTTTGATGTTGACCCGGAATGCCGCGGGGCAAAAGGGTATGAGCTCCTCGCAAACGAGATAGTGGCGTTATTATGA
- a CDS encoding CheR family methyltransferase, whose translation MSSLFSKTITLKKDQKVSDDEFRQLRDFIYEQCGIYIADNRKYLIENRLANRLKDLNLKTFGEYYYFLRYDASKRQELSKLFEVVTTNETSFYRNPPQLKVFEESVLPPLLDDLRKKRQKKLRIWSAGCSTGEEPYTIAMILHDVLKSEIATWDIKISANDLSEAVLMSARRGIYTEYALRTTPKEVVSRYFTQTDLTYKVNPEVKRLVNFGQINLSDRMQLKRVEPSHIVFCRNVIIYFDDNMKKQVIGSFYDNLLPGGSMLIGHSESLHNITRAFKPEHHKGAIVYRKLE comes from the coding sequence ATGTCTTCATTGTTTTCGAAGACGATAACCTTGAAGAAGGACCAGAAGGTGTCCGACGATGAGTTCCGACAACTTCGCGATTTCATCTACGAACAGTGCGGCATCTACATTGCGGACAACCGTAAATACCTCATCGAGAATCGTCTCGCCAACCGGCTCAAGGATCTGAATCTCAAGACATTCGGGGAATACTATTACTTCCTGCGCTACGATGCGAGCAAGCGTCAGGAGTTGAGCAAGCTGTTTGAGGTGGTAACAACCAACGAAACCAGCTTTTACAGAAATCCTCCTCAGCTCAAGGTGTTTGAAGAGAGCGTTCTGCCTCCGCTTCTGGATGATCTGCGCAAGAAACGGCAGAAGAAGCTCCGCATCTGGTCTGCCGGTTGCTCCACGGGCGAAGAACCCTACACCATCGCCATGATCCTTCATGACGTGCTGAAGTCTGAAATCGCCACCTGGGACATAAAGATCTCGGCCAACGACCTTTCCGAAGCCGTGCTCATGTCTGCCCGCAGAGGGATTTACACTGAATATGCCCTGCGGACGACGCCGAAGGAAGTGGTCTCGCGCTACTTCACCCAGACGGACCTGACCTACAAGGTGAATCCGGAAGTGAAGCGTCTTGTCAACTTCGGGCAGATCAACCTGAGCGACCGCATGCAGTTGAAACGTGTGGAACCTTCTCACATCGTTTTCTGCCGTAACGTCATCATTTACTTTGACGACAACATGAAGAAGCAGGTTATCGGTTCGTTTTACGACAACCTGCTGCCCGGCGGTTCCATGCTTATCGGACACTCCGAGTCGCTGCACAACATCACTCGGGCCTTCAAGCCGGAACACCACAAGGGAGCCATCGTTTACAGGAAACTGGAGTAA
- a CDS encoding HEAT repeat domain-containing protein: MSEHIDIMKQLNSSEPSEIREAAFAAGQAKMTEAIPLLAGHIRSSNLGVQEAADRALRQIGGDAVVQAVVPLLRSDDAPLRNISMDILREVGAHDLQTLIDLLHDDDPDIRIFMSDILGTSDNRIAVAPLCEALLKDPEVNVRYQAAVSLGTLGFVDAADCLNKAMKDEEWVQFSVIEALSKIGADSSVNALARALDTSSDLVGSMIVEALGEMGNIKAVSVLMKRLDSSPGPLRNKIVKAIVQILGGKSLNLLVDKERDKFRQYLLAALEDEDEDIQDAAVLGLGYVGGEKASAELLRLASTLDPDRDHERLLAFVQSIASIGFNPALENVVRSGDEFSVRIAVEAILHMEDKAAVQLLMDEFWNKSRDEQRAIIHALAEKADEGAKDFFLDVLERHRDGNVLKAALYFLGERIRSVESGDQLFAMLEHPYDDVKEAALEACIALEDPGMVERFRFYHNSPDPIQRMMAVYALGKLGVDENLEILTAALEDEVPDIRKIALESLFQGCLCDFDRLALVVPRLHDENREVRLALVDLIGGCTSEGVEPYLIEALQDTDDWVIVRAIEAFGKRRSKSGVPNLIELLESTSPLVRLKAIEALGEIGGKAAFRSLLALMDSGDQELQEAAQEAAEKIRQNEGEGE, encoded by the coding sequence ATGTCTGAGCACATCGATATAATGAAGCAATTGAACAGTTCAGAGCCTTCGGAGATCCGTGAGGCAGCCTTTGCCGCAGGGCAGGCGAAGATGACGGAAGCCATCCCGTTGCTTGCAGGGCACATACGGAGTTCCAATCTGGGCGTTCAGGAAGCGGCCGACAGAGCCCTGAGGCAGATCGGCGGCGATGCTGTCGTGCAGGCGGTTGTGCCCCTGCTGCGTTCCGACGACGCACCCCTGAGAAATATATCCATGGATATCCTGCGCGAGGTGGGTGCCCATGACCTGCAGACGCTGATTGATCTTCTGCATGACGACGATCCCGATATCCGCATCTTCATGTCCGATATTCTGGGTACGTCGGATAACCGTATAGCCGTGGCCCCGTTGTGCGAGGCTCTGCTCAAGGACCCGGAAGTCAACGTGCGGTATCAGGCTGCGGTCAGCCTCGGCACTCTTGGATTCGTTGATGCGGCTGACTGTCTCAACAAGGCCATGAAGGATGAGGAATGGGTGCAGTTTTCCGTTATTGAAGCGCTGTCGAAAATAGGCGCGGATTCTTCGGTCAACGCATTGGCCCGTGCTCTTGATACAAGTTCCGACCTTGTCGGCTCCATGATTGTGGAAGCCCTCGGCGAGATGGGGAACATCAAGGCTGTCAGTGTGCTTATGAAACGGCTCGATTCATCCCCCGGCCCTCTGCGCAACAAGATTGTGAAGGCCATTGTGCAGATTCTGGGCGGCAAGTCGCTCAATCTGCTGGTGGACAAGGAGCGGGACAAGTTCCGCCAGTACCTGCTGGCGGCGCTCGAAGATGAAGACGAGGATATTCAGGACGCAGCAGTTCTCGGCCTTGGTTATGTGGGGGGAGAAAAAGCCTCTGCGGAGCTTCTGCGGCTGGCATCAACGCTGGACCCCGACAGGGACCACGAACGTCTGCTTGCCTTTGTGCAGAGTATCGCCTCCATCGGCTTCAATCCCGCTCTGGAAAACGTTGTCCGTTCGGGCGACGAATTTTCCGTGCGTATTGCTGTGGAAGCCATCCTGCATATGGAGGACAAGGCAGCTGTGCAGCTGCTCATGGATGAATTCTGGAACAAAAGCCGGGATGAGCAGCGTGCCATTATCCACGCTCTTGCCGAAAAGGCCGATGAAGGCGCCAAAGACTTTTTCCTTGATGTGCTTGAGCGTCACAGGGATGGAAATGTGCTCAAGGCGGCTCTGTACTTCCTCGGCGAACGCATACGGTCTGTGGAAAGCGGTGACCAGCTGTTTGCCATGCTTGAGCATCCCTATGACGACGTCAAGGAAGCCGCACTGGAAGCATGCATCGCGCTGGAAGATCCCGGCATGGTTGAGCGTTTCCGTTTCTACCACAACAGCCCCGACCCCATTCAGCGCATGATGGCCGTATATGCCCTTGGCAAGCTGGGAGTGGACGAAAATCTCGAAATTCTCACAGCCGCACTTGAAGATGAGGTTCCCGATATCCGCAAAATTGCACTGGAATCCCTGTTCCAGGGGTGTCTGTGCGACTTTGACAGACTCGCACTCGTTGTGCCGCGCCTGCATGATGAAAACCGCGAGGTTCGTCTTGCCCTTGTGGACCTTATCGGCGGCTGCACTTCGGAAGGTGTGGAACCCTATCTGATAGAAGCCCTTCAAGATACCGACGACTGGGTCATAGTCCGTGCCATTGAAGCGTTCGGAAAGAGGCGCAGCAAGAGCGGGGTGCCTAATCTGATCGAATTGCTCGAATCCACTAGTCCGCTTGTGCGGCTGAAGGCTATTGAGGCCTTGGGTGAAATAGGCGGCAAGGCTGCTTTCCGGTCTTTGCTGGCTCTTATGGATTCAGGCGATCAGGAACTGCAGGAGGCCGCGCAGGAAGCCGCGGAAAAGATCCGGCAGAACGAAGGGGAGGGAGAGTAG